The segment TTCCGCTGATTGCTGGAGCCATCATGCTTTTTGTCCCACGTGACAAGGAGCAAGTTTTCAAATTCATCGCATTGGGCGCTACGGTTGTAGAGCTGGTGTTGACCTTGGTTTTGATGGCGGGTTTTGACAAAGGACTCAAAGGATATGGCACAGCGAGTCTTCAGTTTGCCGATAAACTCGAATGGATCAGTCTCAACATAGGCTCGTTTGGGAGCATCTTGATACAATATTATGTAGCGGTCGACGGAATCAGCGTTTTGATGGTTTTGCTCTCAGCGATTGTACTCTTGATTGGTGTGATTTCCTCTTGGAATATCAAAAAAAGCGTCAAAGGTTATTTTATTTTATACATGGTGCTGTGTACCAGTGTGATCGGCTGTTTTGTGGCGATTGACATGTTTTTGTTCTACCTCTTCTTCGAGTTTATGTTACTACCGATGTACTTCTTGATTGGTATTTGGGGAGGGAAAAGAAGAGAATATGCTTCTATGAAATTCTTTATTTACACGTTGGTAGGTTCACTATTCATCTTGATGGTGATGATCGGGTTGAATCTCTCTGTCGTGGAGGCGCCAGGCAGTATAGTGCATACCTTCGACATCATGAAAATGATGAATCCTGCTAATTATCTACCAGACTCTTTGCTGGGCTTCAACTCAGAGTGGATGGGGGTAAGTTTCAGAGTGTGGGCATTTTTGTTCGTGATGATTGGTTTTGCGATCAAGTTGCCAGCAGTGCCTGTGCATACTTGGTTGCCAGATGCTCACGTCGAAGCACCTACACCGATCTCTGTGGTTTTGGCAGGTGTACTGTTGAAAATCGGAGGCTATGGATTTTATAGAATTGCTTACTCGATCTTCCCAGAATCAGCATCCTACTTCGGATGGTACATTGCCCTAGCGGGCGTGATCGCGATTATCTATGCCGCTTTGGTGGCGATGGCTCAATCGGATTTGAAGAAATTGATTGCTTATTCATCGGTGTCTCACATGGGATTTGTGATGCTTGGTTTGGCATCTCTCACGATCGAAGGCAACTCGGGTGCGATGTTTCAGATGTTTAGTCATGGCGTAATCTCAGCATTGCTCTTTATTCTTGTAGGGGTGATTTATGATCGGACGGGTAACCGTGAGATCGCTAGTTTCAGTGGCTTGGCGGGTAAGATGCCCTACTACAGTGCTGCGGTTTTGATTGGGTTCTTTGCTGCTCTGGGCTTGCCAGGATTTTCTGGTTTTATCGCTGAGTTTCTAGTGCTAATTGGAGCATTTGACGGAGCGGTCAATGGTGAAAACATCAGTCTATGGATGCCAATCCTAGGTTTGGTGGGATTGATCTTGGGAGCAGCCTACTTCCTTTGGACATTGCAGCGCATGTTTTTTGGAGCTTTTTGGATCAAGGACGAATCTTGGCAATTGCCAGATTTGAATCGTAGAGAATGGCTCATGATCTTGCCATTGGTGGTGTTGGCGATCCTCTTTGGGATCTTTCCTAACCTTCTGCTGGATTACTCCAACGAAAGTATTATCGGGTTTGTAGATTATCTACACACCCAGAGTCAAGCCAATTTGTCACTAATCCTGGAGGGAAATTGAAGCAAACTGAATTCATAGCGTACGTCACCCAGCTGATCGGGGAGTTTGGGTATCTTCTTCCAGAAATGACCCTCATCGTGGGTAGTTTGGTTGTGATCTTGTTTGATCTCATCTACAAAGGGCAACAGGGTCAAATTGTCAAAACGGCTTTAACCCTGATGGTATTGGTGCTGGCTGCATGTGCGGTAGCGACGATTACTGTAGACGGCAGCTTCCTCAATGGTGTCTTGGCTCAATCCGCACTGATACGAAATTTGAAGTGGTTTTTTATCCTCATGACTGCTTTGGTTCTCCTGTTTCCGAATAGTAAAATCCAATCCTCAAAAGGGGAATATCATTACTTGATCTTGATGGTTTTATTGGGAGCCATGTTTTTGATTCAAGTACAGAACTTGCTTTTGTTCTATGTTTCTCTCGAATTGGTATCGATTACTTCTTATGTATTGATTGCTTTTTCTTTTCACCGCAAGGGCTTTGAAGCGGGAATCAAATATTTGCTCTTTGGCGCCATGTCGTCAGGACTGTTGCTTTATGGGTTGTCCCTCATGTATGGCTTGACAGGGAGCTTGGATATACAGCAACTCTCAGAGTTGGTGATGCTGGACTATGACACGACTTGGTTAAACATGGCCTTGCTTTTGTTTTTTGTAGGAGTCTTCTTCAAACTGGCTTTGATTCCTTTTCATATCTGGTCACCCGATGCCTACGAAGCAGGACCCACTGCAGCAGTGGCTTATATCTCTGTGTTGCCTAAGGTAGCCATACTGGTATTCTTCTATCATTTCACATCAGCCATTTCTAACCTAGAACCCAATATTATCGATTGGAGGTACATGATTAGTGCTTTGGCAGTGGGTAGCATGTTTGTCGGGAATCTCTCAGCACTCTGGCAAAACAATGCCAAACGGATGTTGGCTTATTCATCCATCGCACACTCAGGTACGCTGTTGATCGGTGTGATCGTAGGAACTTCTTTTGGCTTCCAAGCTTTGATTTTTTACTCTGTTGTCTATGGGTTTATGAATCTGGCTGCATTTTATTTCGTCGATTGGATGGAGGAAAATGGAATCGAAACTATCTCAGGATTGGCTGGACTGGGCGTCAAAATACCTACGATGGGTGTGATGATCACTGTGGTTCTTATTTCATTGGTGGGTCTGCCTCCTACAGGAGGTTTCACAGCCAAGTTGTTGTTGTTTTCTTCTCTATGGGACACCTATCTCGCGACAGATCAGAGTTATCTGCTTTGGCTTTTTGTGTTAGGTATTCTCAATTCAGCAATTTCTTTGTTTTATTATTTGCGGATACCCTATTATTTATTTTTGAAGTCAAGGAACGAAGATTCTCCTGTGAGTGTTACTGCGACAAGGGTGACATGGATGGCAGTTGTCGTTGCTTTGGTATTGGTGACATTCTTTGCATCAGATGTCTTGTTTGCCATGTTATTCTAAAAATTGAGTATAGTCTGACTAGGTGTATTGCTTAATATGTTAGGCATTGGAGCATTTAGCCACCCAATTTATTGAATTATACCATGCAAAGCATGTAACTTTGACTTTTGAAAATTAGCAATGAGTGATCCTATCAAGCATGAATGTGGCATAGCCCACATTCGACTAAGAAAACCTCTCCAATTTTATATTGACAAATACAACACGCCTCTATATGGAGCGAACAAGTTGTTGCTGCTCATGAAAAAAATGCAGAACCGTGGACAAGACGGAGCAGGTATTGCGAATATCAAAATAGGTCTGGAACCTGGGTATCGTTATATCAGCAGGTATCGTTCCATCGACCCAGAGCCTCTCAACAAGATCTTTGAAAAAGTCGGGAAGAAATTTGGTAAAGCCCAAAAGGAGAGTACCAAAGAACAGTTCCATTCCGAAGATTATCTCAAAAGAAATTATGGATTTACTGGAGAGATTTGGTTGGGTCATCTACGCTATGGTACGCATGGCAAGAATGGATTAGAAAGCTGTCATCCATTCTTGAGACAAAACAACTGGAGGAGTAGAAATCTCGTCGTGGCAGGAAACTTCAACATGACCAATGTAGACGAACTCTTCGATATTTTGGTCAATTTGGGTCAAAATCCCAAGGAGAAAACTGATACTGTGACGGTCATGGAAAAGATTGGTCACTTCTTGGACGAAGAGAACCAATTGCTTTTTGATGAATTCAAGGATCAATACAATAACCTGGAAATCACAGCTAAGATCGAAGAAGAACTCAGCGTGCTCAACATCTTGAAAAAATCATTCAAGGATTTTGATGGAGGATATGCCATGGTAGGATTGATGGGACATGGTGCCTCTTTCGTCGCACGTGATCCAGCTGGCATCCGTCCAGCATATTATTATGCAGATGAGGAGATCATCATGGTCGCCTCAGAAAAACCAGCAATCAAGACCGCAATCAATTGTAATTATAACGATATCAAGGAAGTGCTGCCAGGTCACGCTCTAATCATAGACAAAGATGGTGGATTGACAGAAGAGCAGTTTGTGGACAAACTATTGCCTAAAAAGTCCTGTACGTTTGAAAGAATTTATTTTTCGAGAAGTTCAGATCCTGATATTTATAGAGAGCGAAAAAAACTCGGAGAGCTATTGGTACCAAAGGTGCTACAGGCTGTTAATTTCGATTTGAAGAATACCATCTTTTCCTACATTCCTAATTCAGCAGAAACTGCTTTCTTAGGATTGATGAGTGGGATCGATGAGTATTTGATCAAAAAAAGAAAAGAAATCATCATCGATGGCAAACCAAGTCCTGATGATTTGGATCAAGTGCTATCGTTTAAACCAAGAGTAGAAAAACTGGTAATCAAGGATGCCAAATTGAGGACTTTCATCACAGGAGATGCAGAGCGAGATGAATTGGTGGCCAACGTATATGATACTACCTACGAAGTAGTCAACAAAGGCAAGGATAATTTGGTTGTAATTGACGATTCGATTGTAAGAGGTACAACTCTCGAAAAGAGTATTCTGACCTTGCTTGATAAACTGGATCCTAAGAAAGTGGTGATCGTGTCGTCAGCACCTCAGATCAGATATCCAGATTGCTACGGGATAGACATGAGTAGAATGAAGGATTTTGTCGCTTTTAGAGCTGTGTTGGGATTGCTAGAGGATACAGGCAGGTCACATCTCCTAGATGAGGTTTTGGAGAAGTGCCAGACAAAGGGATTTGAAAAGAATGCACCGAATTATGTGCAGGAGCTTTATGCACCATTTACACAAGAAGAGATTTCAGCCAAAATCACACAGATCGTGAAGCCTAAAGGGATGAAAGCAGATTTAGAAATTGTATTTCAATCTGTCAAGAACTTACATAAAGCTTGCCCTAATCATGAAGGAGATTGGTACTTTACTGGCAACTTCCCAACCCCTGGAGGAAATCGTGTGGTGAACAAAGCCTTTATCAATTATATGAAAGGTGTGACAATGAGAGCTTATTAGGCCATTGTAGCAGTAAGAAATGGGAAGGCTTCTGAGTAGTAACTCAGGAGCCTTTTTGTTTGCTGAAAACAAATGATTTAAGTTTTGACTATTTGTTTGTCAACCACTGAATAGCTGTAGTATCTTTCGGTCTAAATCATACCAACATGACTCTATCATTCAAAAAGCTTTTTTTTGTTCAAGCAGCGATTTTCATCAGTTTTTACATCCTTTTTGTAGCCAAGGAAATATTGATTCCTGTGATTTTTGCTTTGCTGTTTGGTTTTATCCTCTACCCAGTGATCAAATGGCTGAAGAACCGAAAAATTGGATTGGTGTGGGCGATTATCATGACCATGTTGACAGTCACTATTTTGGTTTTCGGCATGTTGTTTCTTTTTTCAGCACAGATTGTTTCGATTGTCAAAGAATACAGTGGATTTGTGGAGAAGTTGCGTGAGGTGTTGGACTCTATCGTTCAATTTTTGAACGACAAAGTAGGTTTTATTCCCAATATCAATACTCAGACCATCACAGATCAGTTCTCCGAGTTTTTCACAGATAGTGGTTTGGTGATTGTCTCTGATACGATAGGGGTGACGAGTACATTTTTTTCGTATCTGTTGCTGACAGTGATCTATACATTTTTGATTCTGCTTTATCATGAGCACTTGACTAAGGCACTGACCCGTTTCAATTCCAAAAAAGATCGGCCAGCTTTTCTGAAAATGCTCAAGGAGGTGCAAGAAATCGGACAAAAATACTTGACTTCTATGTTGACCTTGGTGTTGATTTTGGGCACGCTAAATAGTCTCGGACTATGGATGATAGGTATAGATTATGCTTTGTTTTTCGGTTTTCTAGCGGCGGTATTGGCTATTGTTCCTTATGTAGGGACTACTCTGGGAGGGTTGATTCCTGCCTTGTTTGCGCTTATTACCTATGACAGCTATTGGTATCCGATTGGGGTGATTGGGATGTTTTGGTTGATTCAGTTCATTGAAGGTAACTACCTCAGCCCTAAGATTGTGGGAGGAAATCTCAACATCAATGCCTTGTTTTCTATCCTTTCTTTGATTGCTGGTGGCCTGTTTTGGGGTATCCCTGGGATGATTCTGTTTCTACCTATGGTGGCCATCTTTAAAGTGATCTGTTCCTACTACAAAGAATTGAAACCCGTAGCCTTGCTGCTCGGTGATTCGGACAAGAGCGAAACGCCAGAAGAGGGTGTCTTGAGTCGCTGGAGCAAGACGATTCAATCTAAGTTGACTGACAATTCTTAAACCTGATTTATCGGGTAGGGGGCAAAAGTATGCTGGATTACTACGCAAAAGTGAAAGTCTGATTTGATGATACTGAACACGTGAGTGTGAAAGTACCGAGCGTAGCTCTCGTACCCTGGGTGGTCGTGACCGAGCTGGTGTCCCAGAGGCGCACCGTGAGCTTATGGCTCACGGCCGTCTACTCGATTGGCAACTGTTATTTTCTATTTTATGATAAATACCACTTGAGTCAATTTTTCGTCTTTAAAAGCGGCTGTACAATTTATTTGGGCTTCTCTGTCTTTAGATGCGCACATCATCGGAATAGGGCAAATGAACTCAATTGATTTTATTGCAGCTATTGATTCACTTTTAGTATCTTTTTCAATTTCCGAATCGCCAAGGTTTAATGTTCCTGTGTATGTTTTCTCAGGAAATTTTTCGTCTCCATCCCAGTTGAAATTTATACCAAGCCCTTTTACTGTACCATCTTTAGTAAAAAACACAACTCCAATTTCTTCATAAAAGTAGCTTATCTCACCGCTTGGGTAGTCCACTTTTTTACTCGGCTCTCCAATATTCGCTATCAACTTCTTAACCTTGGTCTTACCATATAGAGGGGTGTCATTTATAAAAAGCTCCGCAGATTCAGTATAACGAATCTTTGTGTCAGACTGTCCCATTACAAAATTTGATGTTAATGCGATTAAAATAATTAATCCTAAAAGTCTAATTTTTACTGTTTTCATTTATTATGTATTTAATTGATGTCAACGGCTCCTGTATATGAAAAGTAGCGGATTTTTATGCACCAATTTTCGGTTTATAACTGACCTTTATTTTATTGATTATATTTGGTTTAAGCACTAAAAACGCTATTTTTTTTATACGGTGTTGTGCCACGTATTTATTTAGTTTCCACTCTCAATTTTATTAAAAAATTCTATTAATGCTTGTGCCGTTAAACGCTGTTGTTTGGTTAAATCAATTTCGGCTGTTTCATCTGTCAACAATTTTCCTAAATAGCCAAATTGAGAGTGATTTCCACCTTTTATTTCTATCAAGTCGGTATTTTTTGGTAACTTATTTCTATTTTCCATTACTTCTGTAACGCTTGCTAATCCGTCCAATTCTCCATAAAGTTTTACAGTCGGTAAAGTTCTTTTCGATAAATCAAAATCTCTCGGATGGGAAGTTCCTAATAAGAAAAGTCCTTTCATCAAAGCGGGATTTTCATAAACGAATTGTGATGCCATTTTTGCACCTTGTGAATGTCCGCCAATTATATACTTTCCATTTTTTAGGTCGAACATAGTCTCAATTTTTTTATAATCCCATTGAGGCATCCTCCAATCCATTTTTATGAGGTGACAGGTAAATCCATTTTCGGCAATTTCTCTGCAAAGAGGTGCATATGCTTTTGGGTCTGTCAAGCCTCCTTGAAAGAATATAATTTCGTTTTGATTTTTTGAATTGTTTGCTAAAAACGTGATTTCATCACTTGATTTTTCTACGGATACTTTATTGTCGTTTTTAAAAGTTTCTTCTGGTAAATTCCGTGATTGATAAGTTGTCCATTGCCAAATGAAAAATACAGCCACGAGGCTAAACCAAATCAACCTGAAGATATTTCGCTTTTTTATTTTCATAAGTTCACATTAGCAAAGCCATTCCTATTCCAATTAGTAATAAAGAGGCAATTAGCAATGTTTGCAATGTTTTTGTTTTTCCTTTTTTTGAAAGCCAAATTCCTAACATAATTTCGATTTTTTTAATTAATATTCCGTTTTTCTTATATGTGGCACAACGACCAGCTATCGGGCGTATGTCCGCAGCTAGTGAAAAGCACTAAAGTAGTGAAATCTGCCGAAGCTCACAACGGTTCCAAATGGCACTGCGTTCTGAAAGTCTAAAAATCCTGCAAGCAAAAAATGGTAGAAAGCACTGCCGTATCTCAGCGGCAGATTCACGGTCGAGTTACACAGAAATCTGCCAGAATGCACTAAGACATATGCCCGATCAGCGTCTGTTATGACCCGTTATTTCCGCTTGATTCGTTGTTCTATGTTAAAGTCGTTGTAGTTCGTTTTGCCCAGTTGTTCATCCTCTATGTCGGTAAAGGGTTCGATCTCAAAAATAAATTGCTTTGAGTTGCTTGAAAAGTTTCCAAATATGAATTGGCGAGTTAGGGCTCTAAAGAATGATTCGAGTTTTGAAACGAGTATGTTATTGGAAGTTTCATATAGGAAATCTAGTTTTTGTGGGTTCATCAGATGTTCGTGATAAGTCTGCTTTCCAAAATGCTTCTCCATGACAAAACTTTCAATGCGTTCCCATTCCTTCTGACAGTCAAAATCTTGATCTGTTCCTAACACAGCATCTAGGTTGAAATATCTGCCTCGTTTGCCAAATTCTGAAAGGGTTCTGCAAATTCGGTTTACAAGTTCATCCCCTGTTATGAGTTCATAATCCATGAATGCAAATGGTCGTTCAACTGGAATAACAATTTTTTCAACCTCACTTTTAAGGTATTCAAGATCGTGACCGTTTTTGTTACCTATGAGTTTCTTAAAAGTTGGAAGTTCACCAGTTCGCTCTTGATAGTTCAAGCAGAGCATCGTTTTAAAAAGGCGTTCTAGACCGTTCGCAAGAAATAGTAGTGGGGGATGGTAAAAATCGTTGGCTCCAGTTATTTTCTGGAGTTCCCCTAAGCCTGTTCGCAGGTATTTAATTGAAGTGTTAACCTCAACCACCAGTGAAATTTTTCTGTATGTCTCATTCATCTCTGCGTTTCGTGGCATGGGTCATATCATTTGAGTATGCGGACAAAAGTTCCGCATACTTGCCCTATGGCATCATCAAATCTAATGGGTTTTTTATTTTATTCATGCCCATCACTGCTACATGAGTATATATTTCTGTGGTTTTTATGGAATTGTGCCCGAGCAAGGTCTGGATTTGCCTTAAATCTACGCCATCTTCCAGTAAGTGTGTGGCCAGCGAGTGCCGCAGGGTATGAGGGTTTACTCTTTCTGCAATTTTGGCATTTTTACCTGCTCTGTGTACGATCTTCAAAACACTACTGCCACTATAAGGTTCACCTGGAGCTCCTTCAAATAGAAAAACTTTAGGTTTGTTCAGTGAATAGTATTGCCTCAAATCTTTCAAAACCTGTCCGCTGAGTAGTGTGAATCGGTCTTTTCGTCCCTTTCCCTGCTCCACTCTAATCAAGTTTCTATCACTAAGTATGTCTTTGGGCTTCAAGTTGAGCAATTCGCTTCTTCGCAGGCCTGCCGAATATAGCAGGGATACGATACAGCGATGCTTGAGATTGTGTATCGTGCCCAATAGAGCCAGTACCTGCGTTTTGCTCAGCACCTTTGGCAAGCTTTCCTTTTTGATAGGCCTCTCGATACTGTAAAACCGATTAGGCATTTCCTTGACCACTTCGTAGTAAAACTTGATGGCATTGATCGACTGGTTGATCATCGTGTCAGAATACTTTTTTTGCACCAATGTCTGTAGATATTCTCTGATCTTGACATTATGGATATTCATCAGATTTTTTTCATTCGGATAGTGATTGATAAACCTTTCGAACAGTGTCCTTACCAAGGTGTGGACTTGCAACAAAAAAGTGGACAAATAGTTAAGCGCATTTTGAATAATTATCTTCCCCAAATTCATCGGGTGTTTTATAGCCTAGATAGGCATGTTTCCTTTTTCTATTGTACCAAACTTCAATGAATTCAAATATTTGAGTTTTAGCTTGAAGGATACTGTAGTAATTGACATGGCTGACCATTTCAGACTTGAGTATTTTGAAAAAGCTTTCAGCAACAGCATTGTCCCAACAATTCCCTTTTCTGCTCATGCTCTGCTTGACTCCCTCTCGCTTGAGATGATCAGAAAAAGCATACGCAGCATATTGCACGCCTCGATCTGAATGAAATAACAAGGCTTTAGTAATAGGTCTGTTTTTGATTGCCATTTTCCATGCAGCTAATACAGTAGCCTGTGTGGTCATCGTCGTGCTTAGTGACCAACCCACGATCTTTCGGTCGTACAAATCCATGACAATAGTGAGGTACAACCATCCTTGCTTTGTGGGAATGTAGGTGATGTCAGACACCCATTTTTGCCCTGGGCCTTCCGCATGAAAATCCCTATTCAAGTGGTTTTCAGCTAATGGGAATGAATGTTTAGAATCAGTAGTAACACCTCTGAATTTCTTGACCACAATACTTCTAATGCCTTCTGCACGCATGATTCTTGCCACTCTCTGCCTGGAAACTTTCCATCCCATATCCTGCAGGTCATCTGTGACTTTAGGGCTTCCATACCTTTGTTTACTGCTAAGATGAACCTTTTTGATGTCCTCCATGAGCTGTTTCCTTTGTTTATACCTTTTGGAAGGCTTGTGATGTAACCAACGATAGTAGCCGCTCCGACTTACCTTGAATACTCGACACATCTTCTCAACGGAATGTTTATCGTGGTTTGCCTTCATGAAGAAGAAAACTTCCCGTCGTTCTTGGAGAAGATGCTCACCGCCTTTTTTAGGATATCCCTTTCTTCCTGGGCATCTAGGAGCGCTTTGCGTAGTCTGGCTATCTCTTTTTGTTCATCAGTCATATTTGTGTTTCCCTGTCCAGAAAAACTCCCTTCCTGATATTGTTCATGTTCTCGTCTCCACCGTCTGACTAGGTCTGGTTTGATCCCCAGCTCCTCGGCTACTTCTTTGGTAGGCTTTCCTGATGAAACCAGGTTAACTACCATCATTTTAAACTCCTTATCGAAGTTCCTCCTTTCTCTTTTCATATGCAATAAATTTAACTCCTACGAGCTTAACTTACTGTCTCTTCAAATGTAGCAAGTTCAGTGTTTCCCTGACTATCCGTTACTTCAGCTCCCATGTAAGCTTACATCAGGTCCCAAGATAGCTTACATGAAGGCTCAAGTAAGCTTACTTGGAGGGTCATATAAGCTATCATGAAGGCTATAGTAAGCTTACTTGCGGATACAGCTTCCTAAATGGGAGACGGTAAGTCAAGAGAACTCACGCTAGTCTCACTTGAGTAGTTTCATCAAGGCAATTGCAAAGTATAACCTTCTTTGACCAGCTCGAAGTACTTCTCTACATTGAATTGGTAGTAGTAAGCCCCTTTTTTGGAGTTGGATTTGTCCTTTTCTTCCAAGCGATCGAGGTAGCCTACAGAGAGGATTTTTTTGCGAAAGTTGCGGTCATCGAGCTGCTCCTGCATGATCTCTTGGTAGAGTTTGAGCAGCTTGGGGATGGTAAATTTTTCGGGCAGCAGGTTGAACCCTATCGGTTTGCGCTTGGAGTCCTCTTGCAACAGTCTCAGGGCATCTTGGATGATTTGGTTGTGATCAATGACCAGTTTGGGAATCTCATCGATGTGGAACCAATGCGCATGAAATGACTCCACCAGCTCTTCCTTTTGCTCGTCCAGACGGATCAAGCTGTAGTAGCCCAAGGAGATCACACGTGCGCCAGGGTCTCGATCTACTTCAGAGTAGGTTTGGAAGTGTTCTAGGAATACATCGTCCAGCCCTGTGAACTTGGTCAAGATTCTTTGTGCCGCTATATCTGCAGATTCATCTGCTTGTACGAAACTCCCGATCAGCGACCACTTGCCCGCCTCTGGGTCCACTTGTCTTTTGAATAGCAGCACTTTGAGTTTTTCTTCTTGGGGATCAAACCCAAATATTACATTGTCTACCGCCACCAAAATGGCTTTGGCATCCTTGTAGGACTCGTTATGTTTTGCCGTAGGCTTGGACGTATTCGCACTCATGACTCAAAGGTAATATATTTAAACGTTTCTTGTACGTTTAAATTAAAAACGTTAGTATTACGTTTAATTAGACTTGACGATAGACATGGTAGCAAAAAACATATTAGTGACGGGAGGATTTGGGTACATCGGTGCACATACCGTAGTGGAGCTACTCCAGGCGGG is part of the Reichenbachiella agarivorans genome and harbors:
- a CDS encoding NUDIX hydrolase; its protein translation is MSANTSKPTAKHNESYKDAKAILVAVDNVIFGFDPQEEKLKVLLFKRQVDPEAGKWSLIGSFVQADESADIAAQRILTKFTGLDDVFLEHFQTYSEVDRDPGARVISLGYYSLIRLDEQKEELVESFHAHWFHIDEIPKLVIDHNQIIQDALRLLQEDSKRKPIGFNLLPEKFTIPKLLKLYQEIMQEQLDDRNFRKKILSVGYLDRLEEKDKSNSKKGAYYYQFNVEKYFELVKEGYTLQLP